Proteins from a genomic interval of Heteronotia binoei isolate CCM8104 ecotype False Entrance Well chromosome 5, APGP_CSIRO_Hbin_v1, whole genome shotgun sequence:
- the LOC132571687 gene encoding zinc finger protein ZFP2-like, with translation MSTKGSLQMHQRIHTGERPFECSECGKRFTLRGNLQMHQRTHTGERPFECSVCSKKFISHQILQLHQRTHTREKPYECSECDRRFNRSDLLQKHQWRHTGVKPFECSVCGKGFIQRCNLQRHQRTHTGEKPFQCSVCGKGFSQNYSLQRHQRPRTGEKPFECSVCGKRFSRSAYLQQHRISHTGEKPFECSVCGKGFIWKSHLQLHLRTHTGEKPFKCLVCGKRFSERGTLQQHLRTHTGETPFECSVCGKRFSHSSSLRFHQRTHTTEKPFECSVCGKRFSHSGSLQLHQRIHTGEKPFECSECGKRFSRSAYLQQHQRIHTGEKPFECSECGKRFSIRRTLQLHLRTHTGEK, from the coding sequence ATGAGTACGAAAGGCAGTCTTCAGATgcaccaaagaatccacacaggggagaggccttttgaatgctcagagtgtggaaagagattcactctgAGAGGCAATCTTCagatgcaccaaagaacccacacaggggagagaccttttgaatgctcagtgtgcagTAAGAAATTCATTTCTCATCAAATTCTTCAgttgcaccagagaacccacacaagggagaaaccatatgaatgctcagagtgcgacAGGAGATTCAATCGGAGTGACCTTCTTCAGAAGCACCAATGGAGGCATACAGGggtgaaaccttttgaatgctcagtgtgtggaaagggattcattCAGAGATGCAATCTTCAGCGGCAccaaagaacccatacaggggagaaaccttttcaatgctcagtgtgtggaaagggattcagtcaGAATTAcagtcttcaacggcatcaaagacctcgcacaggggagaaaccttttgaatgctcagtgtgtggaaagagattcagtcggagtgcctatcttcaacagcatcgaatatctcacacaggggagaagccttttgaatgctcagtgtgtggaaagggattcattTGGAAGAGCCATCTTCAAttgcatctaagaacccacacaggggagaagccttttaaatgcttagtgtgtggaaagagattcagtgagagagggactcttcaacagcatctgagaacccacacaggggagacaccttttgaatgctcagtgtgtggaaagagattcagtcacagtagcagtcttcgatttcatcaaagaacccacacaacggagaaaccttttgaatgctcagtgtgtggaaagagattcagtcacagtggcagtcttcagctgcatcaaagaatccacacgggagagaaaccttttgaatgctcagagtgtggaaagagattcagtcggagtgcctatcttcagcagcatcaaagaatccacacaggggagaaaccttttgaatgctccgagtgtggaaagagattcagtatcaGGAGGACTCTTCAactgcatctaagaacccacacaggggagaaa